A window of the Podospora bellae-mahoneyi strain CBS 112042 chromosome 6, whole genome shotgun sequence genome harbors these coding sequences:
- a CDS encoding hypothetical protein (EggNog:ENOG503P2AR), giving the protein MSSAVQGGPSNPKEKDKKGLGKVLSRMKTVLKKADPSRRLSTLGGSKAAGPSAATPAAPADEPAEELIPISPPAQSLAAKKPDDPNAIRVPRSQLFAERAKKLGELYGLELKPSEWHSTEGHALRVEKPIKMRVHRRCHLCNTSFGLGKECPKCKHPRCKTCPRVPPKRTEAEREESRKKRAALIKEREANAPIIPDWDTTAKKVVLKRPAKTGGQDRIYQKQRQRIRRTCCQCQKLIPGGTKTCECCQHTRCTDCPRDPAKKDKYPFGYPGDAPGTKVGHYTCLDCKHNFSEEPSDDKVCPKCSCRTTERLTPRKVQPEPDPEVVKSLAARLENIGIS; this is encoded by the exons atgaGTTCAGCAGTACAAGGGGGACCGTCGAACccaaaggagaaggacaagaaggggcTTGGAAAGGTTCTGTCTAGGATGAAGACTGTTCTCAAGAAGGCCGACCCGTCACGCCGTCTTTCGACCTTGGGCGGCTCCAAGGCTGCTGGACCTTCCGCTGCCACTCCTGCTGCACCCGCCGATGAGCCTGCCGAGGAGTTGATTCCCATCAG CCCTCCTGCCCAGTCTCtggcggccaagaagcccgATGATCCCAATGCCATCAGAGTTCCTAGGTCTCAGCTCTTTGCTGAGAGGGCGAAGAAGCTCGGCGAGCTGTATGGTTTAGAGCTGAAGCCCAGCGAATGGCACTCGACTGAAGGACACGCCCTGCGTGTCGAGAAGCCGATCAAGATGCGCGTGCACAGGAGATGCCATCTGTGCAACACCTCTTTCGGACTTGGAAAGGAATGCCCCAAGTGCAAGCACCCTCGCTGCAAGACTTGCCCACGCGTTCCTCCCAAGAGgaccgaggccgagagggaggaaaGCCGCAAGAAGCGCGCGGCTCTCATCAAGGAACGCGAGGCGAAcgcccccatcatccccgacTGGGACACGACAGCTAAGAAGGTCGTTCTCAAGAGACCTGCGAAGACGGGAGGACAGGATCGCATCTACCAGAAGCAGAGGCAGCGCATCAGGAGAACCTGCTGTCAATGCCAGAAACTGATCCCTGGCGGTACCAAGACGTGCGAGTGTTGCCAACACACTCGCTGTACCGATTGCCCTCGTGACCC AGCCAAAAAGGACAAATATCCGTTTGGTTACCCAGGTGACGCCCCTGGTACCAAGGTCGGTCATTACACGTGCCTGGACTGCAAGCACAATTTTTCTGAAGAGCCTTCGGACGACAAAGTTTGTCCCAAGTGTTCATGCAGAACAACGGAGCGCTTGACACCGCGGAAGGTCCAACCAGAACCAGATCCAGAGGTGGTTAAAAGCCTGGCGGCCAGACTGGAGAACATTGGGATCTCTTGA
- a CDS encoding hypothetical protein (EggNog:ENOG503NVFI; COG:S) encodes MASSAAKDDTNADYWPISIARSDGQSYQDLDQKPLDMGEDQDVTQLERWQVIIGGHLGMQLAPKDDKRQFILSAFPKGYELRVAIRKDGARDYYLYGHPAGAKSLYRTPGEFASHALWLASDSRDPSQCPCDLCARYVEAQQKKRPDAIAAWEANPATGSTAVQNSTPPRSQAVSVHPEQQQTQQVPAQPPRIPMPPGTTGLSNVFRVGEMVWYRFTAWRLGIVFAITLRPGAQPGAPDTSYEFQIAPLGHATLQQDVVVKDASTMRPFLTFSVPDSPAHLRGKPFDEVDWLALSENERRGKDAAQQQQALQTVGLEASKLAARSINDCFSFFNKIHDAPTDDNLFRLKCFQGVYFGAEMIMVNDPIRVQLGLPADGSQQQPADASVSAVGIMHVEQIQYLIPTGQQNSKPVLRFQGKLIRPVRAPAGVPPPGAAPPDTLGPVCADEIAGRNAFEKNKSMAWYWVVLSLKTLQPAATEEDRQFTTTTKLEGDVLGRFYVSTKIMSLVNADLCKQWVERGQVDEPPSYLNNRGASGNLGAIQKRVTRKQTFGLAVHGEFKLSRGLMEETQ; translated from the exons ATGGCGAGTTCGGCGGCTAAGGACGATACGAACGCCGACTACTGGCCCATCAGCATTGCCCGCAGTGATGGTCAGAGTTACCAAGACCTGGACCAGAAGCCCCTTGATATGGGCGAAGACCAGGACGTAACACAACTTGAACGATGGCAAGTGATCATTGGAGGACATCTTGGGATGCAGCTTGCGCCGAAAGATGATA AACGCCAATTCATACTTTCGGCATTTCCAAAGGGGTACGAGTTGCGAGTAGCTATCAGAAAAGACGGGGCCAGGGATTATTACTTGTATGGACACCCAGCAGGTGCAAAGTCCCTCTACCGTACCCCGGGCGAGTTTGCCAGTCACGCTTTATGGCTCGCCAGCGATTCACGAGACCCCAGCCAGTGCCCTTGCGATCTTTGTGCCAGATATGTCGAGGCTCAGCAGAAAAAACGACCAGACGCTATCGCGGCGTGGGAAGCCAACCCTGCCACCGGCTCGACAGCGGTGCAAAactcaacacctcctcgcTCACAAGCGGTATCTGTCCACCCCGAACAGCAACAAACGCAACAGGTTCCAGCACAGCCACCACGGATACCAATGCCCCCGGGCACGACTGGGCTTTCTAATGTCTTCCGTGTTGGGGAGATGGTCTGGTACAGGTTCACCGCCTGGCGGCTAGGCATCGTTTTCGCCATCACTCTTCGACCAGGCGCACAGCCTGGTGCACCAGATACTAGCTACGAGTTTCAAATCGCGCCCCTGGGCCACGCGACGCTTCAGCAAGACGTCGTTGTCAAGGACGCCTCGACCATGCGCCCGTTCCTCACGTTTAGTGTGCCAGACTCTCCGGCCCATCTCAGAGGCAAACCCTTCGACGAGGTCGATTGGCTGGCCCTCAGCGAAAACGAACGTCGCGGCAAAGATGctgcccaacagcaacaggcgCTGCAAACCGTGGGTCTCGAGGCGTCCAAACTCGCAGCCAGGAGCATCAACGACtgcttctctttcttcaaTAAGATCCACGACGCGCCCACGGACGATAATCTCTTCCGCCTGAAGTGTTTTCAGGGAGTATACTTTGGCGCCGAGATGATCATGGTTAACGACCCCATCAGGGTCCAGCTCGGACTGCCGGCAGACGgctcccagcagcaaccggcTGACGCTTCTGTTTCGGCGGTTGGCATCATGCATGTGGAGCAGATTCAGTATCTCATCCCGACGGGGCAGCAGAACTCCAAACCGGTGTTGCGATTTCAGGGAAAGCTCATCCGTCCGGTTCGCGCCCCGGCTGGCGTCCCGCCGCCGGGTGCTGCACCGCCCGACACGCTGGGCCCGGTGTGTGCTGATGAGATTGCGGGGAGGAACGCATTTGAGAAGAACAAGTCGATGGCGTGGTACTGGGTGGTGCTTTCGCTGAAGACGCTTCAGCCCGCTGCTACAGAGGAGGACCGGCAGTttacgacgacgacgaagctGGAGGGAGATGTGCTTGGCAGGTTTTATGTCTCGACAAAGATCATGAGTTTGGTCAATGCGGATCTGTGCAAACAGTGGGTTGAGAGGGGGCAGGTGGATGAGCCGCCGAGCTATTTGAACAATCGGGGGGCGAGCGGTAATCTGGGGGCGATCCAGAAGCGCGTGACGAGGAAGCAGACGTTTGGATTGGCGGTTCATGGGGAGTTTAAGCTGAGTAGGGGattgatggaggagacacaatga
- a CDS encoding hypothetical protein (EggNog:ENOG503NVKV; CAZy:GH132; COG:S), producing MKLTTTLQAVIGSASFLFAAQPALAGHVHGGHRHAHERYARRQNHHSHMAGEVIGASRIAARKAPCSLPDDPDLVRVPGDVNNGFAMSPDEPCEDGKWCPIACRSGKVMAQWKPNTKYTYPESMYGGLYCDGGKPMKPFKEKPYCVDGTGAVKAVNKCGKVVSFCQTVLPGNEAMIIPTDVSDTMTLSVPDASYWAQTAAHYYVNPPGVDASKGCVWGKITEAIGNWSPYVAGANTQSSGETFVKIAWNPEYMTTDNSKNTPTYGLKIECPDGGCNGLPCVIDPTKSGVGGVESPNTASVDGGANFCVVTVPKGKTANIVVFNTDGSTGEKPKPKEEPKPKPKEEPKPTPKPEPTTVAKVPKTTAAPPSTTTEAAFSIKKVNPTTSKSWSSESTSDPYFMGGIFLESTAVGKTKTYSDIEPTATAETVTTTEADGADSRAAGAAAASTSPSNEGGAADHGGSAIAGLVVAIVAAAALL from the exons atgaAGCTCACAACTACGCTTCAGGCCGTCATCGGCTCGGCCTCGTTTCTCTTCGCGGCCCAACCCGCTCTTGCAGGCCACGTCCACGGCGGCCACCGTCACGCACACGAGAGATATGCCAGGAGGCAgaaccaccacagccacatGGCCGGAGAGGTTATTGGTGCCTCCAGAATCGCTGCCAGAAAGGCCCCATGCTCGTTGCCAGATGATCCCGACCTCGTGCGCGTTCCCGGTGATGTTAACAACGGCTTTGCCATGAGCCCTGATGAGCCTTGCGAGGACGGAAAGTGGTGCCCGATTGCTTGCAGGTCCGGAAAGGTTATGGCCCAGTGGAAGCCAAACACAAAGTATACCTATCCGGAATCCATG TATGGCGGTCTGTACTGTGATGGCGGCAAGCCCATGAAGCCATTCAAGGAGAAGCCATACTGCGTTGATGGCACTGGCGCCGTCAAGGCCGTCAACAAGTGCGGCAAGGTCGTGTCTTTCTGCCAGACCGTTCTTCCCGGCAACGAAGCCATGATCATCCCAACAGATGTCTCCGACACCATGACCCTTTCCGTCCCAGATGCATCGTACTGGGCCCAAACCGCCGCTCA TTATTATGTAAACCCCCCAGGAGTCGATGCCTCCAAGGGTTGCGTGTGGGGCAAGATCACCGAGGCGATCGGCAACTGGAGTCCTTACGTCGCCGGCGCCAACACCCAGAGCAGCGGAGAAACTTTTGTCAAGATCGCCTGGAACCCCGAGTACATGACCACCGACAACTCCAAGAACACGCCCACCTACGGCCTCAAGATCGAATGCCCCGACGGCGGCTGCAACGGTCTCCCCTGCGTCATCGATCCCACCAAGAGCggagtgggtggtgtggaAAGCCCCAACACCGCCAGCGTCGATGGCGGCGCCAACTTCTGCGTCGTGACCGTCCCCAAGGGCAAGACCGCCAACATTGTCGTCTTTAACACCGACGGCTCGACTGGCGAGAAGCCCAAGCCAAAGGAGgaacccaagcccaagcccaaggaggAGCCAAAGCCAACCCCCAAGCCAGAGCCAACCACCGTCGCCAAGGTCCCCAAGACGACCGCCGCTCCtccaagcaccaccaccgaggccgccttctccatcaagaaggtcaacccaacaacctccaagTCATGGTCCTCCGAGTCCACCTCGGACCCCTACTTTATGGGTGGTATCTTCCTGGAAAGCACAGCCGTTGGTAAAACCAAGACCTACTCCGACATCGAACCGACCGCCACTGCCGAgaccgtcaccaccaccgaagccGACGGAGCCGATTCCAGAGCCGCCGgcgccgctgctgcttcaACTTCCCCAAGCAACGAAGGGGGTGCTGCCGACCACGGCGGAAGCGCCATTGCCGGCCTTGTCGTCGCcattgttgctgctgctgccttgCTTTAA
- a CDS encoding hypothetical protein (EggNog:ENOG503P27M; COG:S), which produces MLSPVVHAGGMLAKRAYSNLADSSSDMADEPQGPPIKWAPYGGLQLFINILLFLPMFLYIGYTLTHIYPTLAIVEDPLPAYDAIPINEPTNEDGNINKANTNKNAPPPAYNNNNNINGGSSSSPNGDAPLPTKPITSSLRATHRTLQSISGFRSQFRGLGCFLFLAFTTSILSGIFSFIPILGNLVVLLLTSQLMTALTHIIISVPRPANTPHGRTFFSRLPSWRRNLVATYQPILFYWIAIHASLILPGLLAGLIGLSPYDDNSQLKEGISGSEVAKLVCVLGVFVGLDLLLVVPAHVALVRVQATLLPHEEETIVPFDRTFGGSVEAEVINGRGFGSLRNALKTVSWGSWVRLYGQQVKILGVMVGLYAVMVGWLVVQFFFLGWRA; this is translated from the coding sequence ATGCTCTCCCCCGTTGTACACGCGGGCGGCATGCTCGCCAAGCGGGCCTACTCCAACTTGGCCGACAGCTCCTCAGACATGGCCGATGAGCCTCAAGGACCCCCTATCAAGTGGGCGCCTTATGGCGGACTCCAACTCttcatcaacatcctcctcttccttcccatGTTCCTCTACATCGGCTACACCCTCACCCACATCTACCCAaccctcgccatcgtcgaggaccccctccccgcctacgacgccatccccatcaacgAGCCCACCAACGAAGatggcaacatcaacaaggcaaacaccaacaagaacgctcctccccctgcctacaacaacaacaacaacatcaacggtggctcttcctcctcccccaacggTGACGCCCCTCTCCCGACCaaacccatcacctcctccctccgcgCCACCCACCGCACCCTCCAATCCATCTCCGGCTTCCGGTCTCAATTCCGCGGTTTAGGgtgcttcctcttcctcgccttcacAACGAGCATCCTCTCAGgaatcttctccttcatccccatcctcggcaacctcgtcgtcctcctcctcacctcccaactCATGACCGCCCTAACCCACATTATCATCTCGGTCCCCCGCCcggccaacaccccccacgGGCGCACCTTTTTCTCCCGCCTCCCCTCCTGGCGTCGCAACTTGGTAGCAACCTACCAGCCCATCCTCTTTTACTGGATCGCCATCCACGCCTCTCTCATCCTCCCGGGACTCCTGGCGGGCCTCATCGGCCTCTCCCCTTATGATGATAACTCCCAGCTCAAGGAGGGGATCTCAGGGTCGGAAGTCGCCAAGCTTGTTTGTGTGCTTGGGGTTTTTGTCGGGTTGGACTTGTTGCTTGTTGTGCCTGCTCATGTTGCTTTGGTGAGGGTGCAGGCCACGCTGTTGCCgcatgaggaggagacgatcGTGCCGTTTGACCGGACTTTTGGGGGGAGTGTGGAGGCTGAGGTGATcaatgggagggggtttgggagtttgaggaaTGCGCTCAAGACGGTGAGctgggggagttgggttAGGTTGTATGGGCAGCAGGTTAAGATTTTGGGGGTAATGGTGGGATTGTATGCCGTTatggtgggttggttggtggtgcagTTCTTTTTTCTAGGGTGGAGGGCTTGA